From one Asterias amurensis chromosome 14, ASM3211899v1 genomic stretch:
- the LOC139946705 gene encoding uncharacterized protein produces the protein MPPTSRGKGKLRGRGRKLFMGQSSFERHYDAHGKNRDKYVAILTVLRRSGVELSLATKTHALASAWAHNDHDLVDSLLANSKEFGLVEILKAATMLDSGRKIREWEKKLKLQEMNPKKGQSRQRRAVAKIKVAIKNLIIYKPKFGSLSGSVARRIKQWASSISTVDLEFFALHLPKEPWKKLSDLVHFNPEKDFANLPWFLPFCYGKRAPIDSMVQNCSRMTHTNVNGLLLLYNVPYAHIKTFKDSLNEESKELISRREAMQDTLLWYYEDLCCPAADKVIEERLRADEPVNLPYGKLMERLLTIKVMREEKLKSERKVVATFYHLLLPIAERRLLEIKISIDAPVVVIGDRSQSMAIAVQTSTIIASLICAIAKAELCFFNRTNHHPPVMPRTIEEVLHLATTLSAVGGTAPAASLLPYYTEKKVCKTFIMVTDEEENDPIFIDFNRYFFADLFERYHKEVYPARLVFISFLKQQHTTGKMVKKLQAKGFKPLQFHLDDQRPDLLKLSNLLGMLASESEDFNDRVIEVESELQIEGTKKAMAKLVV, from the exons ATGCCTCCCACCTCAAGAGGAAAAGGAAAGCTGCGGGGACGAGGGCGTAAGCTCTTTATGGGGCAGAGCTCATTTGAGCGTCATTATGATGCCCATGGGAAGAATCGAGACAAGTATGTAGCCATCCTGACCGTGCTACGACGAAGTGGAGTCGAGCTGTCACTAG CAACAAAGACTCACGCTCTTGCGTCAGCCTGGGCTCACAACGATCATGACCTGGTAGACAGTTTACTGGCCAACTCCAAGGAGTTTGGCCTGGTTGAAATCTTGAAGGCTGCCACCATGCTGGACTCTGGTAGGAAGATTAGGGAGTGGGAGAAGAAACTCAAGTTGCAGGAGATGAATCCCAAGAAAGGGCAGAGTCGTCAGAGAAGGGCAGTTGCGAAGATTAAGGTTGCTATCAAGAATCTCATCATCTATAAACCAAAG TTTGGATCTTTGAGTGGCTCGGTAGCTCGACGCATCAAACAGTGGGCATCCAGTATTTCAACTGTCGATCTTGAGTTCTTTGCTCTTCATCTCCCTAAGGAACCCTGGAAGAAACTGTCTGACCTTGTGCACTTCAATCCCGAGAAG GACTTTGCTAACTTGCCGTGGTTCCTGCCTTTCTGCTATGGCAAGCGAGCCCCCATAGATTCAATGGTACAGAACTGCAGTAGAATGACCCACACCAACGTCAACGGTCTATTGCTGTTGTACAACGTCCCATACGCTCACATCAAGACATTTAAGGACAGTCTGAATGAGGAGTCTAAGGAACTCATCAGCAGGAGGGAGGCCATGCAGGACACATTGCTTTG GTATTATGAGGATCTTTGCTGCCCTGCTGCAGATAAGGTTATCGAAGAGAGGTTGAGGGCTGATGAGCCAGTCAATCTCCCCTACGGCAAACTCATGGAGCGACTGCTCACCATCAAGGTCATGCGAGAAG AAAAATTGAAGTCCGAAAGGAAGGTAGTTGCTACATTCTATCATCTGCTGCTCCCTATTGCTGAGAGAAGGCTTTTGGAAATCAA GATAAGCATTGACGCTCCGGTGGTAGTCATCGGAGATCGCTCTCAGTCCATGGCCATCGCTGTACAGACCAGTACCATCATTGCTAGTCTCATCTGTGCCATCGCTAAGGCCGAGTTGTGCTTCTTCAATCGGACCAACCACCACCCACCAGTTATGCCTAGAACTATTGAAGAG GTTCTCCACTTGGCAACGACTTTGAGCGCAGTGGGAGGGACAGCCCCTGCTGCTAGTCTCTTGCCCTACTACACAGAGAAGAAAGTTTGTAAGACATTCATCATGGTCACAGATGAAGAGGAGAATGATCCAATCTTCATTGACTTTAACCGATACTT TTTTGCCGATCTCTTTGAGAGATACCACAAGGAAGTCTACCCAGCCAGGCTGGTCTTCATCTCATTCCTCAAGCAGCAACACACCACAGGGAAGATGGTGAAGAAGCTCCAGGCCAAGGGCTTCAAGCCGCTTCAGTTCCACCTGGACGACCAGCGCCCTGATCTACTCAAACTCAGCAACCTTCTTGGAATGCTTGCCAGCGAAAGCGAGGATTTCAACGATAGGGTGATCGAGGTGGAGAGTGAACTACAGATAGAAGGAACCAAGAAAGCCATGGCCAAACTGGTCGTATAG
- the LOC139946706 gene encoding proton-coupled folate transporter-like translates to MSDPTETAPLLKSVETTSEWSADRIRASKRWITIEPVIFTALIAYGTIGTLRTEYIRMLVAESFGVNGTGLQPNCSVNRSNPQYKLQEEIQSQTSLSVMYLQLCSAFLNIFSAPVLSSWSDRSGRKGVLFLAALGIFVNCIMYLVVTTFSLSQYLLFIGETVQGLTGSLILIVAASLAYIADITTKKKRLFRFVIIDTTLFFAIGLSQVLMGYIVRDYGYMPPFAAVSAALAVALLYIVVPPCLIETRRCSEEESSAFANELSIMMKRIILLMRVTEGSRNIILGLLTMIGFFTTLMFQGSITIAVLLGMGSPFCWSTVTVGIYTAVTLMTCCLGLLVGGVTLPLCLKEHWILYICCFSSATAYLVTGIAPSTLFLFVGSAIGCLRTLTGPVVRAVMSKAVTEQEQGVVFAMIGVIESVAGFGSPLLLGSLFAATVETYGGSLSFYFLAGVNVIPFTFIFILHLITVRSKNQESKNVQTSQEEKAK, encoded by the exons ATGAGTGATCCAACAGAGACAGCCCCTCTGCTCAAGTCAGTAGAAACCACATCGGAATGGAGCGCAGACCGCATCCGAGCGAGTAAACGATGGATCACAATCGAGCCGGTCATATTTACAGCTCTGATCGCATACGGCACGATTGGAACGCTGCGCACTGAGTACATACGGATGTTGGTGGCAGAATCATTTGGTGTGAACGGGACCGGACTACAGCCGAACTGCAGCGTCAACCGGTCCAACCCTCAGTACAAGCTTCAGGAAGAGATTCAATCTCAGACTTCCTTGTCCGTCATGTATCTGCAGCTCTGCAGCGCATTCTTGAATATTTTCTCGGCTCCCGTGCTAAGCTCCTGGAGTGATCGTTCGGGGCGGAAAGGAGTGTTGTTCCTGGCGGCCCTAGGAATCTTTGTAAACTGCATCATGTATCTCGTCGTTACAACATTCAGTCTGTCTCAATACTTACTCTTCATTGGGGAGACGGTTCAAGGCCTGACCGGTAGCCTGATCCTGATCGTTGCTGCGTCCCTTGCTTATATCGCTGACATCACCACAAAGAAGAAACGCCTGTTCCGCTTTGTCATCATCGACACTACGCTGTTCTTTGCCATCGGCTTGTCCCAAGTCTTGATGGGTTACATCGTGAGGGATTATGGATATATGCCTCCCTTTGCTGCAGTGTCCGCAGCGCTAGCAGTAGCGCTTCTTTATATTGTTGTGCCGCCTTGTTTGATTGAGACTCGCCGATGCTCCGAGGAAGAGTCTTCAG CTTTCGCCAATGAGTTGTCTATCATGATGAAGCGCATTATCTTACTGATGCGTGTCACAGAGGGCAGCAGAAACATCATTCTCGGCTTATTGACCATGATTGGTTTCTTCACGACCCTCATGTTCCAG GGCTCAATCACTATAGCCGTTTTACTCGGGATGGGATCACCATTTTGCTGGTCGACTGTTACTGTAGGGATATATACAGCGGTTACATTGATGACATGCTGCCTTG GTCTTCTGGTGGGCGGAGTTACCCTCCCACTTTGTCTCAAGGAACATTGGATTCTCTACATCTGCTGTTTCAGTTCAGCCACAGCTTACCTGGTCACAGGAATAGCGCCCTCGACTCTGTTTCTCTTCGTAG GAAGTGCCATTGGTTGTCTTCGCACTCTAACGGGGCCAGTGGTAAGGGCAGTCATGTCTAAAGCAGTAACGGAGCAGGAGCAAG GTGTTGTATTTGCTATGATTGGCGTGATAGAGAGTGTAGCGGGGTTCGGATCCCCTCTGCTTCTCGGTAGCCTGTTTGCAGCAACGGTGGAGACGTACGGTGGTAGTTTATCATTCTACTTTCTAGCAGGGGTCAATGTTATCCCCTTCACCTTTATATT CATTCTTCACCTAATCACTGTGCGATCAAAGAACCAAGAGAGCAAAAATGTCCAGACTTCTCAGGAAGAAAAAGCCAAATGA
- the LOC139946783 gene encoding uncharacterized protein, producing the protein MNMDEEASNLSTFDIYSDLLLEQQTPGVHVSVDQLEKANVENEAKVKQLEEQLQSVQLKCKTLEEENVILKRNISELFKTAQAELRRKDRQMEELENRRPRYQQKRNDFKSSINDRLRNMRNNSKGNLNRNLSGGDHEIDIDNRGPGVQRGTDSRNIPAGIQQVNRSGQNERPDKTSAETLLVRSDQLRNGERITSHSDKYSEEQPFVKADDMRKYCNDGQSRAGESRGRQRDNNLPVRNSRRETSRRSPNKTKDCRERTQHETLPRQRSPEHRPLSVCSSSKHSKDFVGDNKRHSQSHSPHRSKSKERSKSRGRSRGSDRSSKRSDSRERKPELMKADNERQKKKVKEQKEKRKESHSTDKSDGFWTRRKRKHSSGRKQELKSSHRSSLAAPHKKLRGHDKDKLAEASDGKRFQYNHAEGNKVNGEPPISEDLRSRQTSHTVSNRSSKDSVCDDQHRMRHKSDRKNKSLKRAKDTLHRKHSTPKKHRREKRSKRLASTSKASRSKENTKELVIAGDEDLDNQDSSDTEWVPKESVEYDDPQWRKNLKAVMGEKDALQDDLGIPEEHPAPHAACIASHDVPINHDLELDEEVTTGSFYGCKEPDSSVEEENNVNIAVNKGKENKATSSRGGTDDQEVVAGQFSHVIHHDEQHETKPSQILDTCQIEIPRNQYSLPVSPVILPPSECCDPSSSGDQVSASPVNERGGTRNSSSSNASPITEGRLAPNEESAHVKVETGDGETDKLVLDNFNKDLNCLKSSNNTVLISDAVLDEHVGKIDESKVDHNARKESIEDYDSKRIALSLDACSELNVSTSRKTNDSFSEKIMDVFGSNSFLLSDSSMEVTLPSISETLELPLPKTSQDNSGDSSVNKKTSKKLDNFSETLMNIFGSDSFIEGDDMETSKVAAVSLTFSKHISADTAASPKGLPGITKMDCSVDHEIKAGCILENILEPYDTDSLTGADVKSSSQTSPTSASVTGEPMIQSEDAMFENLRSSPAKKGISKAKSDGLDPTSAATRVVDFRSSGILHRQGKSSLCQSDEHNTDATIKLLTKKKLEDEIRRDAYMAKSTGKHFETANEKPETEMENVEKLKFENQLKNHLTEISPSISLKEELDETPCQSEPNKQADVDTITGVSTAPTLTSDISIPDNVHVHVKSMLKTDLTDAVPSLVDNEDGEVNDSNNEGSHMERVHEADISIDPSGYDFLSCSASPVHGNLLTDSDNSGQSDQEYQADDQVFSGQLADHLVDDKQSENCDLSEGEIPSSDSETSTNVIIKKEGHQTADRKSNRSSRSRREDKQSSSHKVTDRSRDRTRRTAVGDNRSKFFEQKRRILEERQQALKNPRRHSESKYGTSKDGERGSHSSIRRRLPSRESPEKRRVKKTTVETRTRQEDRRDEKRRDTLDDVARSRGSHSSSHPSSRRQVSHDRPGSKGDRRTTQSAEDSKRTRNSRTNRR; encoded by the exons ATGAATATGGATGAGGAAGCGAGTAACCTTTCGACCTTTGACATCTACAGTGACCTCCTGCTTGAGCAGCAGACTCCAGGGGTACACGTATCTGTTGACCAA TTGGAGAAAGCAAACGTTGAGAATGAAGCCAAGGTTAAACAGCTCGAAGAGCAGTTACAAAGTGTGCAACTAAAG tgtaaGACGTTGGAAGAGGAGAATGTCATACTCAAGAGAAACATatcagaattattcaagacaGCACAGGCAGAACTCAGGAGAAAGGACAGACAAATGGAAGAGCTAGAAAATAG gaGACCAAGATACCAGCAGAAGCGGAATGACTTCAAATCTTCAATCAATGACAGACTACGGAATATGAGAAACAACTCAAAAGGCAACCTTAATAGAAACTTGAGTGGCGGCGACCATGAGATAGACATTGACAATCGAGGACCTGGAGTTCAACGAGGAACTGATAGTAGAAATATACCTGCAGGTATTCAACAGGTGAATCGATCGGGACAGAATGAGAGACCAGATAAAACTAGTGCAGAGACTTTACTGGTCAGATCCGATCAACTAAGAAATGGAGAAAGAATAACCAGCCACAGTGACAAATATTCTGAGGAGCAGCCCTTTGTGAAGGCAGATGATATGAGGAAATACTGTAATGATGGTCAAAGCAGGGCTGGTGAGAGTCGAGGAAGACAAAGAGACAACAACCTACCAGTTAGAAACTCTCGCAGGGAAACAAGTCGCAGGAGcccaaacaaaaccaaagacTGTAGGGAAAGAACACAACATGAAACATTGCCTCGACAGCGATCTCCTGAACACAGACCGTTGTCGGTTTGTAGTTCCTCTAAACACTCAAAGGATTTTGTTGGAGATAATAAAAGGCACAGCCAAAGCCATAGTCCACATCGGAGTAAGTCTAAGGAACGTTCTAAATCCAGGGGAAGGTCAAGGGGTTCTGATCGAAGCTCTAAACGTTCAGATTCCAGGGAGAGGAAGCCAGAACTAATGAAGGCTGATAATGAGAGACAGAAGAAAAAGGTAAAAGaacaaaaggaaaaaagaaaagaatcaCATAGTACAGATAAATCAGATGGGTTTTGGACTCGAAGGAAACGGAAACATAGTTCAGGAAGAAAACAAGAACTAAAGTCTAGCCATAGATCTTCCCTTGCTGCACCTCATAAAAAGCTCAGAGGACATGATAAAGACAAACTTGCAGAAGCGTCTGATGGGAAAAGATTTCAATACAATCATGCAGAGGGTAACAAAGTCAATGGAGAACCCCCCATCTCGGAAGACCTGAGGAGTCGTCAAACAAGTCACACTGTTAGCAACAGGTCATCTAAAGATTCAGTTTGTGATGACCAACATCGCATGAGACATAAGTCGGACAGGAAGAACAAGTCATTGAAACGTGCTAAAGACACACTTCACAGAAAGCACAGCACTCCCAAAAAGCACAGAAGAGAGAAGAGAAGCAAGAGACTTGCCTCGACATCAAAGGCTTCCAGGAGCAAAGAAAATACCAAGGAGTTGGTTATTGCTGGTGACGAAGACCTGGATAACCAGGACTCATCTGACACGGAATGGGTACCAAAAGAGTCTGTTGAGTATGATGATCCTCAATGGAGAAAGAATCTTAAAGCTGTCATGGGAGAGAAGGATGCGCTCCAAGATGACTTGGGCATTCCTGAAGAACATCCTGCCCCACATGCAGCTTGCATTGCAAGCCACGATGTGCCAATAAATCATGATTTGGAACTGGATGAAGAGGTCACAACAGGCTCCTTCTATGGATGCAAGGAGCCTGATAGTTCTGtcgaagaagaaaacaatgtcAACATTGCTGTAAACAAGGGTAAAGAGAATAAAGCCACATCTAGTCGAGGTGGGACAGACGATCAAGAGGTTGTGGCTGGTCAATTCAGTCATGTAATCCATCATGATGAACAACATGAGACCAAGCCAAGTCAGATTCTTGATACTTGCCAAATAGAGATTCCCAGAAATCAATACAGTCTCCCAGTGTCACCTGTCATACTGCCACCGTCTGAGTGCTGTGACCCCTCATCATCAGGAGATCAAGTGTCGGCTAGTCCGGTTAATGAGAGAGGAGGTACAAGGAACTCTTCATCTTCCAATGCGTCCCCAATCACTGAAGGTAGACTTGCTCCCAATGAGGAATCTGCTCATGTAAAAGTTGAAACAGGTGATGGTGAAACAGACAAACTTGTACTAGACAACTTTAATAAAGATCTGAACTGCCTCAAATCATCAAACAATACTGTGTTAATATCAGATGCTGTCCTTGATGAGCACGTGGGAAAAATAGATGAGAGCAAAGTAGACCATAATGCACGAAAGGAATCCATTGAAGACTATGACTCCAAGCGAATTGCTCTTTCATTAGATGCATGTTCCGAGTTAAATGTTTCTACCAGCAGGAAAACAAACGACAGTTTCTCTGAAAAAATAATGGATGTTTTTGGCAGCAACAGCTTCCTGCTGAGTGACAGCAGCATGGAGGTGACTTTGCCATCAATCTCTGAAACCCTGGAATTGCCACTCCCAAAAACATCGCAAGATAACTCTGGTGACTCTTcagtaaataaaaagacatcaAAGAAACTAGACAATTTTTCGGAAACGTTGATGAACATTTTCGGTAGTGACAGCTTCATTGAAGGTGATGATATGGAAACCAGTAAGGTAGCGGCAGTTAGCCTGACTTTTAGCAAACACATCTCTGCTGACACTGCAGCTTCTCCCAAAGGCCTTCCTGGAATTACAAAGATGGACTGCTCTGTAGATCATGAAATCAAGGCGGGATGCATTTTAGAGAACATCCTTGAGCCCTACGATACCGACAGCCTCACTGGCGCCGATGTTAAGTCTAGTAGCCAAACATCACCCACGTCAGCGTCGGTAACTGGTGAGCCAATGATTCAATCTGAAGACGCCATGTTTGAAAATCTCCGAAGCTCTCCTGCTAAAAAAGGGATAAGTAAGGCGAAGAGTGATGGGCTAGATCCAACTTCTGCAGCTACACGCGTTGTTGATTTTAGGAGTAGTGGCATTTTACATAGACAAGGAAAGTCGTCCTTGTGTCAGTCGGATGAACACAACACTGATGCAACTATCAAACTTTTGACTAAGAAGAAATTGGAAGATGAAATCAGGAGAGACGCTTATATGGCGAAAAGTACAGGGAAACACTTTGAAACTGCCAATGAGAAACCAGAAACTGAAATGGAAAATGTTGAGAAGCTAAAATTTGAAAACCAACTGAAAAATCACTTGACTGAAATATCTCCGTCCATATCGCTTAAGGAAGAGCTAGACGAGACCCCTTGCCAGTCTGAACCAAATAAACAAGCTGATGTGGACACAATTACTGGTGTGAGTACTGCACCCACTTTAACATCAGATATCAGCATCCCagataatgtacatgtacatgtgaagtCCATGCTAAAAACAGATTTAACTGACGCTGTCCCTTCATTGGTAGATAACGAAGATGGAGAGGTCAATGATTCTAACAATGAGGGTTCACACATGGAACGTGTACATGAAGCAGATATCTCCATTGACCCTAGTGGTTATGATTTCCTGAGTTGTAGTGCCTCACCAGTTCATGGAAACCTCTTGACCGACTCTGACAACAGCGGTCAAAGTGACCAGGAATATCAGGCTGATGACCAGGTTTTCAGCGGCCAACTTGCTGATCATCTTGTGGATGACAAACAGTCAGAAAACTGTGACTTGTCAGAAGGAGAGATTCCTAGTTCAGACTCGGAGACCTCAACCAATGTGATAATCAAGAAGGAAGGACACCAGACGGCAGACAGAAAATCAAATCGGTCAAGCAGGTCAAGAAGAGAAGACAAACAGTCATCAAGTCACAAAGTTACAGATCGCAGCAGAGACAGAACAAGGAGAACGGCCGTTGGAGACAATCGGTCGAAATTCTTTGAACAGAAGAGGAGGATCTTGGAGGAGAGGCAGCAAGCTCTTAAGAACCCAAGGAGGCACTCTGAATCCAAGTACGGAACTTCAAAGGATGGAGAACGAGGATCTCATTCATCCATTCGGAGAAGATTACCTTCAAGAGAAAGCCCTGAAAAAAGAAGAGTGaagaagacaactgttgagacACGGACTAGACAAGAGGATCGTAGGGATGAGAAAAGAAGAGATACTTTAGATGATGTTGCCAGGTCCAGAGGTAGCCACAGCAGCTCTCATCCGAGCTCAAGAAGGCAGGTTAGTCATGACAGACCAGGAAGTAAAGGGGACAGAAGAACAACGCAATCAGCGGAGGATTCTAAGAGAACAAGGAACAGCCGAACTAACAGAAGATAA